In the genome of uncultured Pseudomonas sp., the window TACAGGATTGAAGCGGGCGAGGCCCGTCGGATCAGTTCGACTTAACCGCGTAATCCGGCTTCTTGTCGTTGCCTTCGATGTACGGGCTCCACGGCTGCGCGCGCAGCGGGCCTTCGGTCTGCCACACCACCGAGAACTGCCCGTCTTCCTGTACTTCGCCGATCATCACTGGCTTGTGCAGGTGGTGGTTGGTCTTGTCCATGGTCAGGGTGTAGCCACTGGGCGCGGCGAAGGTCTGACCGGCGAGTGCGTCACGTACCTTGTCGACGTCCGTGGTGCCGGCTTTCTCGACCGCTTGCGCCCACATGTTGATGCCGACGTAGGTGGCTTCCATCGGGTCGTTGGTCACGGCCTTGTCCGCGCCCGGCAGGTTCTTGGCCTTGGCGTAGGCCTTCCACTTGTTAACGAACTCGGTGTTGACCGGGTTCTCCACGGACTGGAAGTAGTTCCACGCCGCCAGTTGACCGACCAGTGGCTTGGTGTCGATACCGCGCAGTTCTTCCTCACCGACCGAGAAAGCCACCACTGGGATGTCGGTGGCGTCGATGCCCTGGTTGGCCAGCTCCTTGTAGAACGGCACGTTGGAGTCACCGTTTACCGTGGAGATCACCGCGGTTTTACCGCCGGCGGAGAACTTCTTGATGTTGGCGACGATGGTTTGGTAATCGCTGTGGCCGAACGGGGTGTAGACCTCTTCGATGTCTTTCTCGGCGACGCCTTTGGCCATCAAGAAGCTGCGCAGGATTTTGTTGGTGGTGCGCGGGTACACGTAGTCGGTGCCGAGCAGGAAGTAGCGCTTGGCGGCGCCGCCGTCTTCGCTCATCAGGTATTCAACCGCCGGGATGGCTTGCTGGTTTGGCGCAGCCCCGGTGTAGAAAACGTTAGGCGACATCTCTTCGCCTTCGTACTGCACCGGGTAGAACAGCAGGCCGTTGAGTTCTTCGAATACCGGCAATACCGATTTGCGCGACACGCTGGTCCAGCAGCCAAACACTACATCGACCTTGTCCTGGGTCAGCAGCTGGCGGCCTTTCTCGGCGAACAGCGGCCAGTTGGAGGCAGGGTCGACCACCACGGCTTCCAGTTGCTTGCCGTTAACGCCGCCCTTGGCGTTGATTTCATCGATGGTCATCAGCGCCATGTCTTTCAGCGAGGTTTCCGAGATGGCCATGGTGCCGGACAGCGAGTGCAGGATACCGACCTTGATGGTCTCGGCGGCTTGCACGGTCCAGGTCATGCCCATGGCGGCGATGGAGGCGGACAGGGTGAAGGCCTTGAGCAGATTACGACGTTGCATGGTGCGATCTCCATTCACGAATGTGCTGTGTTAACGGCTGGTTCGGGCTTATGGGTCTTGGCCGTGACGCAACGGGTCATGGCTTGCACCCGCAGTCGGCGACAGCGCAGTGCTGCCCTCGGTAGGGCTAGAGCAATTGCTGTGCCTGTTTGCTCAAACTCGCCAATCGGGACCGGCCAAAACGCTCGCCCGCGCGCTGCAAGAGCGCGTGCTAGCCTGAAATGGCGGGGCAGAAGAGACGCCAACAGCCAGCCGCGCCAGCGGCGTAAATCGCCGGCGCGGTTGGCTTCGGTGTTGAGGGTTGCACCATGCAGGTGCGGGGAGGGGCGTGTGGTGCGGGGGGTGTACTGTGATGGGGCAAGGCGTTAGCTGCGCTTAGGCTCAACCCATCAAGTAGTTTTTGACCCCGGTAAAGATGATTTGCGCGGCCAGGGCGCAAACGAACAGGCCCATCAGGCGGCTGACGATTTGCAGGCCCTGGTCGCCGAGCAGGCGCTCGAACTGGTTGGACAGGTACAGCACGATGCCGACGGTCAGGCTGGCCAGGGCGATACCTAGCACGGCCACGGCTTTATCGCCCCAGTCCGGTTGGCTGGCGCCCATCAGCAGCAACGCACCGATGGTGCCGGGGCCGACGGTCAGCGGGATGGTTAGCGGCACGATGGTGACGTCTTGCTGCACGTTGTCGCTCTGCACCGCCGAC includes:
- a CDS encoding MarC family protein, translated to MAAALFSLYLKLLVLYSPFFVLSCFIGLSRGYTVKERKRLAWKVALGVLISSVLLYLFGKHIFTLFGITIDAFRIGAGSVLFISALGMAQGKSAVQSDNVQQDVTIVPLTIPLTVGPGTIGALLLMGASQPDWGDKAVAVLGIALASLTVGIVLYLSNQFERLLGDQGLQIVSRLMGLFVCALAAQIIFTGVKNYLMG
- the urtA gene encoding urea ABC transporter substrate-binding protein, which gives rise to MQRRNLLKAFTLSASIAAMGMTWTVQAAETIKVGILHSLSGTMAISETSLKDMALMTIDEINAKGGVNGKQLEAVVVDPASNWPLFAEKGRQLLTQDKVDVVFGCWTSVSRKSVLPVFEELNGLLFYPVQYEGEEMSPNVFYTGAAPNQQAIPAVEYLMSEDGGAAKRYFLLGTDYVYPRTTNKILRSFLMAKGVAEKDIEEVYTPFGHSDYQTIVANIKKFSAGGKTAVISTVNGDSNVPFYKELANQGIDATDIPVVAFSVGEEELRGIDTKPLVGQLAAWNYFQSVENPVNTEFVNKWKAYAKAKNLPGADKAVTNDPMEATYVGINMWAQAVEKAGTTDVDKVRDALAGQTFAAPSGYTLTMDKTNHHLHKPVMIGEVQEDGQFSVVWQTEGPLRAQPWSPYIEGNDKKPDYAVKSN